One Oncorhynchus clarkii lewisi isolate Uvic-CL-2024 chromosome 28, UVic_Ocla_1.0, whole genome shotgun sequence genomic region harbors:
- the LOC139387420 gene encoding sodium/potassium-transporting ATPase subunit beta-3-like: MASNEDKPAAKEDENAGSWKDSIFNPRTGEFCGRTAKSWGLILLFYLVFYAFLAGMFVLTIWVMLLTLDDYVPKYRDRVPHPGLVIRPKQLDMLFNRSQPLQFAQYVQTLESFLQHYNDTEQERNVACAAGGYFEQEGEVGEQRKVCQFKRSDLSLCSGLSDSTFGYTEGRPCVLLKMNRIIGLKPRGDPYVNCTAKRDTPIQMQYFPSEGRFDKMYFPYYGNKLHERYVQPLVAVKLLLNKDDYNTELTIECRIEGSDLRNNDDRDKFLGRVTFRITVKE, translated from the exons ATGGCAAGTAATGAAGACAAACCGGCGGCGAAAGAGGATGAGAATGCTGGAAGCTGGAAAGattctatcttcaacccaaggaCCGGAGAGTTTTGTGGGCGCACAGCGAAGAGCTGGG GCCTCATTCTCCTGTTCTACCTGGTGTTCTATGCGTTCCTGGCTGGGATGTTCGTCCTCACCATTTGGGTCATGCTGCTGACACTGGACGACTATGTGCCAAAGTACCGCGACCGGGTGCCACACCCAG GGTTGGTCATCCGGCCCAAGCAATTGGACATGCTGTTTAACAGATCTCAACCTCTCCAGTTTGCCCAGTATGTCCAGACCTTAGAGTCTTTCCTGCAAC ATTACAATGACacggagcaggagaggaatgtgGCGTGCGCGGCGGGGGGCTACTTTGAGCAGGAGGGCGAGGTGGGCGAGCAGAGGAAGGTTTGTCAGTTCAAGAGGAGCGATCTGAGCCTCTGCTCCGGCCTGTCCGACTCCACGTTCGGTTACACCGAGGGGAGACCCTGTGTCCTCCTCAAAATGAATAGG ATCATTGGGCTGAAGCCGCGTGGAGATCCCTATGTCAACTGCACAGCAAAG AGGGACACACCCATACAGATGCAGTACTTCCCTAGTGAGGGGCGGTTCGATAAAATGTATTTCCCTTACTACGGCAATAAGCTTCAT GAGAGGTATGTGCAGCCCCTGGTTGCGGTTAAGCTGTTGCTGAACAAGGACGACTACAACACAGAGCTGACCATCGAATGCCGGATCGAAGGATCTGACTTGCGCAACAACGACGATCGAGACAAGTTCCTGGGCCGTGTCACCTTCCGAATCACAGTCAAAGAGTAG
- the LOC139387287 gene encoding rhodopsin kinase grk7a-like: protein MCDMGGLDNLVANTAYLKAQGGDDKEMKKRRRSLSLPKAELCVAIRETVDKNFESLCERQPIGKKFFRQFLAATPEYINAAEFLDELNDWDLAEGADKDKQRTNMINKFCKDASKNFLTYLTAEVADKCKAVTDNDFDEVINVKVKEATREFLKGKPFTDYQTSPFFDKFLQWKEYEKQPISDKTFYEFRTLGKGGFGEVCAVQVKNTGQMYASKKLCKKRLKKKHGEKMALLEKQILEKVNSLFLVNLAYAYDTKTHLCLVMTLMNGGDLRYHIYYVSEKTKGIEMPRIIYYTAQICTGILHLHEMDIIYRDMKPENVLLDSFGQCRLSDLGLAVELPAGKTISQKAGTGAYMAPEILQDVPYRTSVDWWALGCSIYEMVAAYTPFKGPESGKQKVEKEEVQRRIINDEPPWEHKNFDAPTKAIIQEFLKKKTDERLGCKGGGEDPRKHEWFKAINFPRLEAGLIDPPWVPKPNVVYAKDTGDIAEFSEIKGIVFDANDEKFFKEIGTGAVAIPWQQEMIETGLFDELNDPNRKESAGGGDDEGKSGTCTLL from the exons ATGTGTGACATGGGGGGATTGGATAACCTTGTGGCCAACACGGCCTACCTGAAAGCCCAGGGTGGCGACGACAAGGAGATGAAAAAGCGTCGTCGAAGTCTGTCACTACCTAAGGCCGAGCTGTGTGTCGCCATCAGGGAAACTGTGGATAAGAACTTTGAGTCGCTCTGCGAGAGGCAGCCGATCGGCAAGAAGTTTTTCCGGCAGTTCCTGGCTGCTACCCCAGAGTACATCAATGCCGCTGAGTTCCTGGATGAGCTGAATGACTGGGATCTGGCGGAAGGCGCTGACAAGGACAAGCAGAGGACAAACATGATAAACAAGTTCTGCAAGGACGCCTCCAAGAACTTCCTGACCTACCTCACTGCGGAGGTAGCCGACAAGTGCAAGGCAGTGACGGACAATGACTTTGATGAAGTGATCAATGTTAAGGTGAAGGAAGCCACACGAGAGTTTCTGAAAGGCAAACCCTTCACGGATTACCAAACTAGCCCCTTCTTTGACAAATTTCTGCAGTGGAAGGAGTACGAGAAGCAGCCCATCAGTGATAAAACCTTCTACGAGTTCAGAACTCTGGGCAAGGGAGGTTTCGGAGAG GTATGTGCCGTACAGGTGAAAAACACAGGCCAGATGTACGCCTCCAAGAAGCTGTGCAAGAAACGCCTGAAGAAGAAACATGGTGAGAAGATGGCCCTGCTGGAGAAGCAGATCCTGGAAAAGGTCAACAGCCTGTTCCTTGTCAACCTGGCCTACGCCTACGACACCAAGACCCACCTGTGCCTTGTCATGACTCTGATGAACGGCGGTGACCTCAGGTACCACATCTATTACGTCAGTGAGAAGACCAAGGGTATCGAGATGCCACGTATCATCTACTACACAGCACAGATCTGCACAGGCATCCTTCATCTGCATGAAATGGATATCATATACCGTGACATGAAGCCGGAGAACGTGCTGCTGGACAGCTTTGGCCAGTGCCGACTCTCTGATCTGGGTTTGGCCGTGGAGCTGCCCGCCGGAAAGACCATCTCCCAGAAG GCTGGAACCGGAGCATACATGGCCCCTGAGATCCTACAGGATGTTCCCTATAGGACGTCCGTGGACTGGTGGGCCCTGGGCTGCAGCATCTACGAGATGGTGGCCGCCTACACCCCTTTCAAGGGTCCCGAATCCGGGAAGCAaaaggtggagaaggaggaggtgcaGCGTCGCATCATCAATGATGAACCCCCATGGGAGCACAAGAACTTTGACGCACCCACCAAGGCCATCATCCAGGAGTTCCTTAAGAAGAAGACTGATGAACGCCTGGGCTGCAA GGGAGGAGGCGAGGATCCCCGAAAACACGAGTGGTTCAAGGCCATCAACTTCCCTCGTCTGGAGGCTGGTCTGATCGACCCCCCTTGGGTGCCCAAGCCCAACGTGGTGTACGCCAAGGACACTGGCGACATTGCTGAGTTCTCTGAGATCAAGGGCATTGTGTTCGATGCCAACGATGAGAAGTTCTTCAAGGAGATTGGCACGGGAGCCGTGGCCATTCCATGGCAACAGGAGATGATAGAAACGGGACTGTTTGACGAGCTCAATGACCCCAACAGGAAAGAGTCCGCTGGGGGGGGTGACGACGAGGGAAAGTCTGGCACGTGCACACTGCTGTGA